Proteins encoded in a region of the Moritella marina ATCC 15381 genome:
- the acnD gene encoding Fe/S-dependent 2-methylisocitrate dehydratase AcnD, whose protein sequence is MNTNYRKALPGSELDYFDTRAAVDDIQAGAYATLPYTSRVFAENLVRRCDPAALTASLKQFIERKRDLDFPWFPARVVCHDILGQTALVDLAGLRDAIAEKGGDPSKVNPVVPTQLIVDHSLAVEHAGFDPDAFAKNRAIEDRRNDDRFHFINWTKTAFENIDVIPPGNGILHQINLERMSPVIQSRNGVAFPDTLVGTDSHTPMVDALGVIAIGVGGLEAESVMLGRASYMRLPDIIGVELAGKPPAGMTATDTVLALTEFLRAQKVVSSYLEFYGEGVAHLTLGDRATISNMTPEYGATAALFSIDDQTIDYLKLTGREDEQVKLVETYAKETGLWADDLSEVEYERVLTFDLSTVCRNIAGPSNPHNRVPTSELAKRGISGKVDNELGKMPDGAVIIAAITSCTNTSNPRNMIAAGLIARNANKLGLTRKPWVKTSLAPGSKAVKLYLEEATLLPELEQLGFGIVAFACTSCNGMSGALDPVIQQEVLDRDLYATAVLSGNRNFDGRIHPHANEAFIASPPLVVAYAIAGTIRFDIERDALGFDQAGNAITLKDIWPSDEEIDAVLKASVKPEQFRQVYNPMFGTAVDSDRGSDIGTDTGTEIECSVDYGDKNNALYDWREMSTYIRRPPYWEGALAGERSLKGMRPLAVLGDNITTDHLSPSNAIMLDSAAGAYLDKMGLPEVDFNSYATHRGDHLTAQRATFANPKLNNEMVLENGQVKQGSLARIEPEGTVTRMWEAIETYMDRKQPLIIVAGGDYGQGSSRDWAAKGVRLAGVEAIVAEGFERIHRTNLVGMGVLPLEFKTGESRQTYAIDGSETFDVIGQPTPSSTLTLIINRKNGEIVEVPVTCRLDTAEEVSIYDAGGVLQRFAQDFLESNEAQ, encoded by the coding sequence ATGAATACTAACTATCGTAAAGCACTGCCCGGCAGTGAACTGGATTATTTTGATACTCGTGCCGCTGTTGATGATATACAAGCGGGCGCGTATGCAACCTTGCCGTACACCTCCCGAGTATTCGCCGAGAACTTGGTGCGTCGTTGTGATCCTGCAGCATTAACCGCGTCTTTAAAGCAGTTTATTGAACGCAAACGAGATCTTGATTTTCCTTGGTTTCCGGCACGTGTTGTTTGCCATGATATTTTAGGTCAGACCGCGTTAGTTGATTTAGCTGGTCTGCGTGATGCGATTGCTGAAAAAGGTGGAGACCCCTCTAAGGTCAATCCTGTCGTGCCTACACAATTGATTGTCGATCATTCACTGGCTGTTGAGCATGCGGGCTTTGATCCCGATGCATTTGCAAAAAACCGTGCCATTGAAGATCGCCGTAACGATGATCGCTTTCATTTTATCAATTGGACGAAAACTGCGTTTGAAAATATCGATGTGATCCCACCCGGTAACGGTATTCTTCACCAAATCAATTTAGAGCGCATGTCACCAGTGATCCAATCCCGTAACGGTGTGGCGTTTCCTGATACCTTAGTGGGTACAGACAGCCATACACCCATGGTCGATGCACTAGGGGTGATCGCAATTGGCGTCGGCGGGCTAGAAGCTGAAAGTGTGATGCTCGGTCGCGCATCATATATGCGCCTACCAGATATTATTGGTGTTGAGCTGGCAGGCAAACCGCCCGCAGGCATGACAGCAACCGATACCGTGTTGGCATTGACGGAGTTCTTGCGTGCGCAGAAAGTTGTATCAAGTTATTTGGAGTTTTATGGAGAAGGCGTCGCCCATCTCACCCTGGGTGATCGCGCTACTATTTCCAATATGACACCTGAGTATGGTGCCACGGCGGCGCTGTTTTCAATTGATGATCAGACCATTGATTATCTTAAACTAACCGGTCGTGAAGACGAGCAAGTTAAGTTGGTGGAAACCTATGCCAAAGAAACAGGTTTGTGGGCAGATGATTTAAGTGAAGTTGAATACGAGCGCGTGCTGACTTTCGATTTATCGACTGTGTGCCGTAATATCGCAGGCCCATCAAATCCGCATAACCGCGTGCCCACGTCTGAATTAGCGAAACGTGGCATCAGTGGTAAAGTTGATAATGAACTGGGTAAAATGCCCGATGGCGCTGTGATCATCGCAGCCATCACCAGTTGTACCAATACCAGTAATCCACGCAACATGATTGCAGCTGGTTTGATTGCCCGTAATGCCAATAAGTTAGGACTAACCCGTAAACCTTGGGTTAAGACATCACTGGCACCAGGTTCAAAAGCAGTGAAACTTTACCTCGAAGAGGCGACATTATTACCCGAACTCGAACAACTTGGTTTTGGTATTGTGGCGTTTGCTTGTACTTCGTGTAATGGTATGAGCGGTGCGCTGGATCCGGTTATTCAACAAGAGGTCTTAGATCGTGATTTATATGCCACTGCAGTGTTGTCGGGAAATCGTAACTTTGATGGTCGTATTCATCCTCATGCCAATGAAGCCTTTATTGCCTCGCCACCGTTAGTGGTTGCTTATGCTATCGCAGGCACCATACGTTTTGATATTGAGCGTGATGCTCTGGGGTTTGATCAAGCCGGTAATGCCATCACCTTAAAAGACATTTGGCCAAGTGATGAAGAAATTGATGCGGTACTTAAAGCGAGCGTTAAACCTGAGCAATTCCGTCAAGTTTACAACCCTATGTTTGGTACTGCTGTTGATTCTGATCGTGGCTCTGATATAGGTACTGATACCGGTACAGAGATAGAATGTAGCGTTGATTATGGGGATAAAAATAACGCCTTGTATGATTGGCGTGAAATGAGCACTTATATTCGCCGACCGCCGTATTGGGAAGGTGCATTAGCGGGGGAACGTTCTCTTAAAGGTATGCGTCCTCTTGCGGTATTGGGCGATAACATTACGACCGATCATCTATCACCCTCTAATGCCATCATGCTTGATAGTGCGGCGGGTGCATATTTAGATAAGATGGGTTTACCGGAAGTCGACTTTAATTCCTATGCGACTCACCGTGGCGATCACTTAACAGCGCAGCGTGCGACCTTTGCTAATCCAAAATTAAACAATGAAATGGTGTTAGAAAACGGCCAAGTTAAGCAAGGCTCACTAGCACGCATAGAACCGGAAGGTACTGTTACCCGTATGTGGGAAGCGATTGAAACTTATATGGACCGTAAGCAGCCGTTGATCATTGTAGCAGGTGGAGATTATGGTCAAGGCTCGTCACGTGACTGGGCGGCAAAAGGTGTTCGTTTAGCGGGCGTTGAAGCGATTGTTGCTGAAGGATTTGAACGTATTCACCGTACTAATTTGGTTGGTATGGGGGTTCTGCCGCTGGAATTTAAAACCGGGGAAAGTCGTCAAACCTACGCGATTGATGGCAGTGAAACCTTTGATGTGATAGGCCAGCCAACGCCTAGTTCTACACTGACTCTGATCATAAATCGTAAAAACGGTGAGATTGTAGAAGTGCCTGTTACTTGTCGTTTAGATACCGCTGAAGAAGTCTCTATCTATGATGCTGGTGGTGTATTACAACGCTTTGCACAGGATTTCCTTGAATCGAATGAAGCTCAGTAA
- a CDS encoding LysE family translocator has protein sequence MENYLMYVLVAALTIASPGPGVILTINNAIQRGAANTFSGIFGIATGVFIVSVLSATSIGVILATSAVAFTAVKLIGAAYLIYLGIKMWRAQAPLNTHVELKDKSNIKCYLEGLSLTASNPKPILFFMSLFPQFINSEGSYVAQFITLSLTFCLLVIIIHSGYAFLSRFAKNKLLEPKGREVLNKVSGSVFMCFGVGLATSTK, from the coding sequence ATGGAAAATTATTTAATGTATGTGCTCGTTGCAGCGCTGACAATTGCGAGCCCTGGGCCAGGTGTTATTTTAACGATTAATAATGCGATACAAAGAGGAGCTGCCAATACCTTTTCAGGCATATTTGGTATTGCCACTGGTGTGTTCATCGTATCTGTACTGTCAGCAACAAGTATTGGTGTTATTTTAGCAACGTCAGCGGTAGCATTTACAGCTGTTAAGTTGATCGGTGCAGCCTATTTAATTTATTTGGGTATAAAAATGTGGCGAGCCCAAGCGCCCTTAAATACGCATGTCGAATTGAAAGATAAATCGAATATCAAATGTTATCTGGAAGGCCTTTCTCTTACCGCTTCAAACCCTAAACCAATACTCTTCTTTATGTCATTGTTCCCACAGTTTATTAATTCTGAAGGGAGCTATGTTGCTCAGTTTATTACATTGTCTTTAACATTTTGTTTATTAGTGATTATTATTCATAGTGGTTATGCCTTTTTATCACGTTTTGCGAAAAATAAATTACTAGAACCAAAGGGTAGGGAAGTACTTAATAAAGTCAGTGGCAGTGTTTTTATGTGCTTCGGCGTAGGCTTGGCTACATCAACTAAATAG
- the prpF gene encoding 2-methylaconitate cis-trans isomerase PrpF yields the protein MTNNSTSLSQHLPQLKIPATYMRGGTSKGVFFNLEDLPEAAQVAGPARDALLLRVIGSPDPYGKQTDGMGGATSSTSKTVIVSVSDEPDHDVDYLFGQVSIDKPFVDWSGNCGNLSAAVGSFAINSGLVNVTRIPENGIAIIRIWQANIGKTIIAHVPMTNGLVQETGDFELDGVTFPAAEVVVEFMHPADGGGAMFPTGNLIDDLVVPESVVAGGQLKATMINAGIPTIFINAEDVGYTGSELQDVINNDVEALAIFEVIRAYGAVKMGLITDISEAVQRQHTPKVAFVAKSADYISSSDKAITAHEIDLSVRALSMGKLHHAMMGTAAVAIGAAAAIPGTLVSLAAGGCGRKTVTFGHPSGTLRVGAQANQVNGEWTVIKASMSRSARILMEGRVRIPAE from the coding sequence ATGACAAATAATAGCACTTCTTTATCACAACATTTACCGCAGCTAAAGATCCCTGCGACCTATATGCGTGGCGGCACCAGTAAAGGCGTGTTCTTTAATCTAGAAGACTTACCTGAAGCTGCGCAAGTCGCGGGGCCTGCTCGAGATGCGTTGTTACTGCGTGTTATCGGTAGTCCTGATCCTTACGGAAAACAAACAGATGGTATGGGAGGGGCAACATCAAGCACCAGTAAAACGGTTATAGTGTCAGTAAGTGATGAACCGGATCATGATGTTGATTATCTGTTTGGTCAGGTGTCAATTGATAAACCGTTTGTGGATTGGAGTGGTAATTGTGGCAACTTATCTGCGGCGGTGGGTTCATTTGCGATCAACAGTGGTTTGGTTAATGTGACTCGTATTCCAGAAAATGGTATTGCTATTATCCGTATTTGGCAAGCCAATATTGGTAAAACAATTATTGCCCATGTGCCAATGACAAATGGCTTGGTGCAAGAAACCGGTGACTTTGAGTTGGATGGTGTGACATTTCCTGCGGCAGAAGTGGTGGTCGAGTTTATGCATCCTGCAGATGGTGGAGGAGCGATGTTCCCGACCGGAAATCTGATCGATGACTTGGTTGTGCCGGAATCAGTCGTTGCTGGTGGACAATTAAAAGCGACGATGATTAATGCTGGTATACCGACTATCTTCATCAATGCCGAAGATGTCGGTTACACAGGTTCTGAGTTACAAGACGTAATTAATAATGATGTTGAAGCATTAGCTATATTTGAAGTTATTCGAGCTTATGGTGCGGTTAAAATGGGCTTAATTACTGATATTTCAGAGGCTGTGCAGCGTCAGCATACACCTAAGGTGGCGTTTGTCGCGAAGTCTGCGGATTATATATCATCAAGTGATAAAGCGATTACTGCCCATGAAATTGATCTGTCGGTCAGGGCATTATCAATGGGGAAATTACATCACGCCATGATGGGTACTGCAGCTGTGGCAATTGGCGCTGCCGCTGCGATCCCGGGTACGTTAGTGAGTTTAGCTGCGGGTGGCTGTGGGCGTAAAACAGTGACTTTTGGCCACCCATCAGGCACATTACGGGTTGGTGCACAGGCTAACCAAGTTAATGGCGAGTGGACTGTGATTAAAGCGAGTATGAGCCGGAGTGCGCGTATTCTGATGGAAGGTAGGGTACGCATTCCTGCTGAATAA
- a CDS encoding GNAT family N-acetyltransferase — MITIRNYIESDANALWDIFFNTVRNINARDYSQVQVEAWAPESFDFEIWKNKVTGLSPFIAEIDGIIVGYADLQDDGLIDYFFCHFEYQGQGVGKALMNHVFSAGQEAGVMRYYSNVSITARPFYEHCGFTLAKEQLVEVRGQKLINFVMEKYIN, encoded by the coding sequence GTGATAACCATTCGAAATTACATTGAAAGTGATGCTAATGCGTTATGGGATATATTTTTTAATACTGTTCGTAATATCAATGCCCGTGACTACTCTCAAGTACAGGTTGAAGCATGGGCTCCTGAGTCATTTGATTTTGAAATTTGGAAAAATAAAGTGACAGGGTTGTCTCCATTTATTGCTGAAATTGATGGCATCATCGTCGGGTATGCAGACTTACAAGATGACGGATTGATCGATTATTTCTTTTGTCATTTCGAGTATCAAGGCCAAGGTGTCGGCAAGGCATTAATGAATCACGTTTTTTCTGCAGGACAGGAAGCGGGAGTTATGAGATATTATTCAAATGTGAGTATTACCGCTCGCCCGTTCTATGAACATTGCGGATTTACGTTAGCTAAAGAGCAATTAGTCGAAGTGAGAGGGCAAAAGTTAATAAATTTTGTCATGGAAAAGTATATTAACTAG
- a CDS encoding YqhA family protein, with the protein MKNHSIKRMKDVFFIFRFISWIAIICSLLGSLLLFVVGAIKTYYAFTAVAFGYIPDETLAHLDSADIATAYLIKGLDTFLIALVLFIFAHGVFTLFITDKKLENIPTVLSWIKTPDIGHLKNILGEVIVIILFVKFLEMILINLNNLSWEILILPISILLLALALKFLDLNDKNGGH; encoded by the coding sequence ATGAAAAACCACAGTATTAAAAGAATGAAGGATGTATTCTTTATTTTCAGATTTATCAGCTGGATAGCTATTATCTGTTCATTGTTAGGCTCTTTGTTATTGTTTGTCGTGGGTGCAATCAAAACATATTATGCCTTTACCGCTGTTGCGTTTGGTTATATTCCAGACGAGACATTAGCGCACCTTGATTCTGCCGACATTGCCACCGCCTATTTAATTAAAGGTTTAGATACCTTCCTGATTGCCTTGGTGTTATTTATCTTTGCACACGGTGTATTTACGTTGTTCATTACCGATAAAAAGCTAGAAAATATTCCTACAGTATTAAGTTGGATTAAAACGCCAGATATTGGTCATCTAAAGAATATTTTGGGTGAAGTGATTGTGATCATTTTGTTTGTTAAGTTTTTGGAGATGATCTTAATCAACTTGAATAACTTAAGTTGGGAGATCTTGATTTTACCGATCTCTATTTTGCTCTTAGCACTGGCATTAAAGTTCTTGGATTTGAATGACAAAAATGGTGGTCATTAA
- a CDS encoding lysozyme inhibitor LprI family protein, translating to MVKVITFLIMSVCSFTAMATSVDCDKAVNTLEINYCAKVELDKAEAKMQLYLNKSIAQYTADTSVVESINIAQSAWQSYSKSQCDSVFTLFRDGTMRVMMTLSCRTKLTQQRTHELWAQYLTYMDSAEPVLPEPHTSDLT from the coding sequence ATGGTAAAGGTAATTACATTTTTGATCATGAGCGTCTGTAGTTTTACGGCAATGGCGACCTCGGTAGACTGCGATAAAGCGGTTAACACATTAGAAATAAATTACTGTGCGAAAGTGGAATTAGATAAAGCGGAAGCGAAAATGCAGCTTTATCTGAATAAAAGTATTGCTCAATATACTGCAGATACAAGCGTTGTCGAGTCGATTAATATCGCCCAATCAGCTTGGCAATCTTATAGTAAATCACAATGTGACTCGGTCTTTACGCTATTTAGAGACGGAACCATGCGAGTGATGATGACACTAAGTTGTCGGACTAAGCTTACCCAACAACGAACCCATGAATTGTGGGCACAATACTTAACCTATATGGACAGTGCAGAGCCTGTATTACCTGAGCCGCATACATCGGATCTGACTTAA